From the genome of Aspergillus chevalieri M1 DNA, chromosome 8, nearly complete sequence, one region includes:
- the SRC1 gene encoding putative sister chromatid separation protein (Src1) (COG:S;~EggNog:ENOG410PHGI;~InterPro:IPR018996,IPR025856;~PFAM:PF12949,PF09402;~TransMembrane:2 (i342-359o554-573i);~antiSMASH:Cluster_8.5), with amino-acid sequence MADSMDYLSPDFDLNSLTVPRLRAILVNHDVSYPASAKKSQLIRILEDEVLPQAKKLIRDRERVKRTSEGITDMGSRATSVASSFDGYQDYHEGVDRDSMPPPPTPSSVSTAGARRARSTRSSRAPTADLDEQGIPATLATASRRSVARSQSRPSRRIDEGAATPVARKDMATPRQSTVKKLWRNEMTPSTEPELPHPPPSIKPEPVERSVFTDDNPFQSGSSPASWEQQKLRSARKSNSRVSESPVKGGLRARKSETPIKQEDGSFASTRSPFRFSGPSLEPYQEEPEEGGYNDEESDYDAGEEFTPEEQLALEYEQADRMYAAPAQPSRRARKQSKASKAAPWVVILSLLSGFAGWWRKEKVEIGFCGIGKPTWSLAETKVPEWANVLEPQCEPCPPHAFCYPNFEARCEHDFILTPHPLSLGGLVPLPPTCEPDSEKARRVKAVADKAVEELRDRRAKWECGELSADVKEAKSPEINEHDLKREIGNKRRKGMSDTEFDDLWLGALGEVIGKEEVVAKTQQPSGALTLSSTAFTRLPLTCAFRRHLRLSLLAYRLPLSILILCVGVFVYIRSRILARRSDMARVPELVATTLDRLATQAALHARGEAREPYIPIGQLRDDVLRSELQGRRREDLWRRVRSVVEGNANIRAAVREGRGGDVARVWEWIGGISSVSNRRESSKQFHVSRDSGNINSEGQEQYDQHQTEQQASGIDSSRAWNEGRPIY; translated from the exons ATGGCAGACTCTATGGATTACCTCTCCCCAGATTTCGATCTCAATTCCTTAACCGTTCCCCGTCTTCGAGCGATCCTCGTCAATCACGATGTCTCCTACCCAGCTTCGGCAAAGAAGTCGCAGCTTATCCGCATCCTGGAGGATGAGGTCCTGCCCCAGGCCAAGAAACTGATTCGGGATCGGGAACGGGTGAAGAGAACGAGTGAGGGAATAACGGACATGGGAAGTCGGGCGACATCTGTCGCCAGTTCGTTCGATGGCTATCAGGACTATCATGAGGGTGTGGACAGGGATTCCATGCCCCCTCCACCTACGCCCTCGAGTGTGTCGACGGCCGGAGCTCGACGCGCCCGGTCGACGCGCAGTTCGAGAGCACCTACGGCAGATTTGGACGAGCAGGGTATTCCAGCTACACTAGCGACCGCTTCGAGGCGGTCTGTAGCACGATCGCAAAGCAGGCCTTCCCGTCGCATCGATGAGGGTGCTGCGACACCGGTCGCCAGGAAGGATATGGCTACTCCCCGACAGTCTACAGTCAAGAAGTTATGGAGAAACGAAATGACCCCCTCGACCGAACCAGAACTACCTCACCCTCCGCCGTCTATCAAGCCCGAGCCAGTCGAACGTAGCGTCTTCACGGATGATAACCCGTTCCAGAGTGGAAGCTCTCCTGCTTCTTGGGAGCAGCAGAAATTGCGGAGTGCAAGGAAGAGCAATTCTCGAGTGTCGGAAAGTCCTGTCAAGGGTGGTCTGCGTGCGCGAAAATCAGAGACGCCCATCAAACAGGAAGACGGGTCTTTTGCTTCCACAAGATCACCGTTCAGATTCTCGGGTCCTTCTTTGGAGCCATACCAAGAGGAACCTGAAGAAGGGGGTTACAATGATGAGGAGAGCGACTACGACGCGGGTGAGGAGTTTACACCTGAGGAACAGCTGGCGTTAGAATATGAGCAGGCAGATCGAATGTATGCAGCTCCTGCTCAACCCAGTCGTCGAGCACGCAAGCAAAGCAAGGCGAGCAAGGCTGCCCCATGGGTGGTCATCTTATCCCTTCTCAGTGGTTTTGCTGGTTGGTGGCGTAAGGAGAAGGTCGAGATCGGTTTCTGCGGAATCGGAAAGCCTACATGGTCGCTGGCAGAGACTAAAGTGCCCGAATGGGCCAATGTTCTCGAGCCACAGTGTGAGCCGTGTCCACCACATGCGTTCTGTTACCCCAACTTTGAGGCCCGTTGCGAGCATGATTTCATCCTCACGCCTCATCCCCTATCGCTGGGCGGCCTGGTCCCTCTTCCCCCAACATGCGAGCCTGATAGCGAGAAAGCTCGCCGTGTGAAGGCCGTTGCGGACAAGGCAGTAGAAGAGCTTCGTGATCGGAGGGCCAAGTGGGAATGTGGTGAATTGTCGGCGGATGTAAAGGAAGCAAAGTCTCCGGAGATCAACGAGCACGATTTGAAGCGGGAGATTGGAAACAAGCGACGTAAGGGCATGAGCGATACCGAATTCGATGACTTGTGGCTGGGAGCTCTGGGCGAAGTCATTGGGAAAGAAGAGGTCGTCGCCAAAACTCAACA ACCCTCCGGTGCTCTCACCCTCTCCTCTACAGCCTTCACACGTCTCCCCCTCACATGCGCCTTCCGTCGCCACCTCCGACTCTCTCTCCTCGCTTATCGACTCCCTCTTTCAATTCTGATTCTCTGCGTTGGCGTCTTTGTGTACATACGTTCACGAATACTCGCTCGCCGGTCTGACATGGCCAGGGTACCCGAGCTCGTTGCCACGACTTTGGATCGGTTGGCGACGCAGGCAGCTCTGCATGCTCGCGGCGAAGCTCGTGAACCGTATATCCCTATTGGACAACTGCGGGACGACGTGTTGCGATCAGAGCTGCAAGGACGGAGGCGGGAGGACCTCTGGCGGCGCGTCCGCAGCGTGGTCGAGGGCAATGCCAATATCCGAGCTGCAGTTCGAGAGGGCCGTGGTGGCGACGTTGCGCGTGTGTGGGAATGGATAGGAGGGATCAGCAGCGTCTCGAATCGTCGAGAGAGCAGCAAGCAGTTCCATGTGTCACGGGATAGTGGTAATATTAATAGCGAGGGGCAGGAGCAGTATGATCAACATCAGACAGAACAACAGGCTTCTGGTATTGATTCATCGCGCGCTTGGAACGAGGGAAGGCCTATTTACTGA